gttaacaaatttttttcagcatatgaattataattgacttatggtaattgcaatcattgtTTTTCTCTGACAATGAGTATACCGATCCTTGCGCTACGACATCGAACTAGCCCTGAGCCTGCAATACGCgcttccttttcttctttttccctttttttttccttttgctGCAAGGTTGCTGGGTAATAAGTTTGCATAATTGAGTGACCGCGCTAAGCGTAAATAGATCGCATCGCCGCTAAGCTCACGCAGGTGTAACGGATTTAACATGCCCGATTGAATCTCAGGAATTTTTCTTGCTCGGACTGGGTGTGATCCTCTTTGGAATAGTCGGCGCCTTGTCGCTGGCGTCCATCGACAGTGTCCCCGAGGATCTGGTTGACAATGCCGCGGTTTTGGGTGCGCTGTGCTTATTCACGGCATTGATATTCATCGGGGATCTGTTGATATTCATCGGGGATCTGCTGATGAGTCCGCCCCGCAAGAAGGATAAGCAGGACCAAGCACGGATCATCGAGAAAGATTTGGGTGCGgctattaattaaatcaactttaCAGAAAAATTGAGAGACTAGATGATTTTGTTTATACAGAATAACAAGAAAGTTTGATCACAAAATGTCCATTAAATCGTTAGTAAcctttatttgattaaaaaaaatgcgctttGAAGTGTTATTTACatctttttaaaaacagaaaataataattattgttcaaaacgcattttttattaagttactaataatttaataagcataaaattttgttatctaCGAACTGTCTTGTCACCATATATTAAGTtgcattggaatattttttaacgaacGGAACGTTATATCACAATTTCTTTTCGATATTTAGTGTAACCGgtaaaaaatgttacatgttAAATATGTCCATGCATAAATTCATtcacttatataattatataattatatgcaattatatatttatgtacatacaattatatttatatatatggacatatttgatatatatataattatgtatgacaaattttttaacaactaCCTGGAAGAAATCATAAAagaaactatgaaaaaaattctgacgCAACGCTCCGTTCGTAGAAAACACGATCAGTGCGAATTATTGCGGCATGTTAATcctcgttaatttttttttttatctattctgCTTGCATtcgtaaataagattttttccCATGAATTCATTTATCTTTAAAAGATGACGTACTTCCAAAATAGAGAAGCGCCAGGTGACGCCGGTAGTGACCACCGAGGACACGAAGAAGTCGAAGCCAACCGTCGTCAAGATCACCGACGAGGAGAACGGTCGCGTGAACGATGCTTTCCAGAAGGCAGACGACCGTCACTCGCGATCGCAGCAGGATTCGCCGGGTACACGCCCGCGGGATACCCGGGACGATCGCGAGCTTCGCGGCGATCAGGAGCCGAGGGAGAACTTCGAGAATGGCCGAGCTCTACGTGACTCGCAGCGGTACCGAGGTGATATCGAGGTGCCGCGTACGATCGTGCACGATCCGGATCGCAGGATCGACGAGTCCAGGATAGTGTACAAGAGTCGAGACATCTATCAGCGGCCGATCGACGAGATCGACACACCACGATTTCCGATGGAGTACGAGAAGGGAGATCCGGTCTTCGCGAGAATCGTCAATCCGAGCGTGAAGATCATGAAGGTCGAGCGAGATGTGGAGGAGGCCATTGACAACTACAACAGGTGATTTCTCGCGTCCGGAGACTCTCGTCGTGTCCTCGGTtcggaaattttatttaagcgTCGGCAATATCTACGTCGGCCATCTTGAATCATCATGCTTAAGGATGTACcacacatattttcaaaataatgaaaaattataaaattattagaattattctatattgcatttgaaaataatgCGAAAAATTTAGCGGCGAATTTCTTGCcgaatcaaaaattatttcaataaaaaataagaatgtgttttgatggaaatgtaattaagagaaatatatgaaaaactaaatttttattatatgtaaatactttAAGCAGGATTGAGTAGTAacttgttaaaaagttaaaagttaaagaataaagttaaaagttcataatttttaacccagctaattttaaatgatttaacttttaattttactagttattttttaaatacaaactttaatttattaacgtttaaaattaaaaatttatcttaaagaaaaaaatatattctcacataccaaagtaatattttttgttatataaacttaatttacaaataaaacattaaaaatttattggataatccatgttataattattttgagtaatctaactttaaaaacttgtgaattatgttatttaaaaattacaaagattaaattaacttgagtGCTTTTCAagattaacttttaatttaacgtaacttttaattaagtcaattttttgttcatgtaatttttaatgtaactaaataattttacaagccAGTAACTTTAACTCAATTTAGTTGAAGGAATAAATAAACTtgctcaattttaattttaagtatttgGTATGATTTATGTAAGTATCTCAAGCAAaattgggtagtaactagttaaaaagttaaaagttaagtaataaagttaaaaagttaattatttttaacttatttaattttaaataacttgatttttaactagttatttgatttttgactagttatttttgaaacacaaactttaattaatttcattacgGTGCTGGAATTAGTTACACTGCAAaccaacaaatttatttacttatttatgaAACAACTAATCTCTGCATCGCGATGAAACattgtataaatcattttgaatacttaaagttcttgtacaaaaaattaggacttttattttcattattttaaaataattaactctTAATAACAAATGTgctataaaaatgtgttattaaattaaaaatataatgataatctcaacatttttatatatacatatagctGTGGCGATATTGGAGTGGAAATAGAGACAccagacagagagagaggggagaatTTGAAAAGATCGTTTGGTACATGCAGAGTAAAATAATTGGCCGACGTGGCTGTTTTTGGGATTTTGGTTGGCTTACGTAGTGCAATCGTTTCTCTCCGCTTGTACCAAACGGTTTATGTTGCTGTCCTCTTCAAATgcttctttttctctccgtcTCTATTTCTACTTCATTATCGCCACACAgcttatttaaagtataaatagtaacacatttccaatttt
This genomic window from Solenopsis invicta isolate M01_SB chromosome 13, UNIL_Sinv_3.0, whole genome shotgun sequence contains:
- the LOC105203253 gene encoding uncharacterized protein LOC105203253, which produces MWNRKVFIRIIEVLLCVACVVALRVTDDESRRVFHYLRNRSREWSLLNNVTWGSIGAALATATCGGYVIVTTGLLIAAATGELHGRKTEFFLLGLGVILFGIVGALSLASIDSVPEDLVDNAAVLGALCLFTALIFIGDLLIFIGDLLMSPPRKKDKQDQARIIEKDLEKRQVTPVVTTEDTKKSKPTVVKITDEENGRVNDAFQKADDRHSRSQQDSPGTRPRDTRDDRELRGDQEPRENFENGRALRDSQRYRGDIEVPRTIVHDPDRRIDESRIVYKSRDIYQRPIDEIDTPRFPMEYEKGDPVFARIVNPSVKIMKVERDVEEAIDNYNRYSDNSQYDNVPIRMRGSSGILKGHHRDVSFNVPPPPKEYRSRRSKDDIEMLQEYFGVLRTTGTQTARVPSSPTDPGYVRHTASNWPQDVKSSTPRPSPEHDRI